Part of the Bombina bombina isolate aBomBom1 chromosome 8, aBomBom1.pri, whole genome shotgun sequence genome is shown below.
aagtcactcccatactcaaaaaaccctccttcGATCAtgattctcctgaaagctaccgccccatatcactgcttccactaacatcaaaactccttgaaaaactagtttacaatcacctaacccacttcctgtccaccaactccttgcttgaccccctgcaatctggattccgccccaaacactcaactgagactgcccttatcaAGGTTACTAGCGATCCTCTCCCTGcttaaaatattggccactactctatactcatcttacttgaccttttagctgcctttgacacagttgtccaccccctcctcctacagacccttagctcatttggcctctgtgacactgctctttcctggattcactcttatctttctcacaggtctttttctgtgtcatttgccggcgactcctcctatccaaagcctctgtctgttggagtacctcaaggatctgttctgggtcctctactcttctccatttatacttcttcactgggtaaacgtatcaacagttatggcttcaaatatcacctctatgctgatgacacccaggtcTACCTCtccacccttgctctctctccctatgtcctttctcatgtcagcgactgcttatctggtatttcttcctggatggcctctcaccacctaaagattaacatgtccaagactgagctccttctaatcccccctcaagctctatgccgacttctgacttctctatccctgttgacagcatcaccatttccccatcactcCAACTCcgttgcctcagagttacacttgattcaaatctatccttcgcccccaaacacatccaatcgctttctacatcctgctgcaaccaactacgcaatatttccaagattcaaccttttctgagtgctaacaccacaaagcaaataatccactcttgTTATTtcttgacttgactactgcaataacctacttactggcctttctctttcccgcctctccccccttcaatccatcctaaaagcctctgcaaggctaatccacctttcccgtcgcacAGTATCTGcggcacctctctgtgagtcccttcattggctccccattcacagcagaatttaattcaaaattctcacccttacatacaaaagctctcaccaacgccgctccccactacctatcctttctaataaacaagtatactccagccttcccactaagatccaacaatgatctgctccttgcatccgcgactatcaccttttcccatgctagactgcaggacttctgtcgtgcagcacctaccctctggaacactctccctcgtgctgtcaggctttgccctaatctttcttcctttaaatgctacctaaagacttttttgttcagagaagcctaccatccaactcaaaaataaattaatttcacttacctaacaacatttccctcatctaactctgcattaacaactttctcaatcttgcagtcctcacctcctgtttctcaacctcctacccttctagattgtaagttcccacgggaatagggccctcaattcctcatgtatgtgtttgtaaatgttgtcctgtctcttacaagttttatatcattgttttatttaaatgaattgcacccatggacagcgctgcggaatatgttggcgctttataaataaagtacaataataataataataatattttatgaaAACTGTTCCATTCTAGAGACAAACcaaatctttttaaattatttaagaaGGCAACTTAGTTATGCGTAACATGaccattatttattttaaacccaataacttaaagggatagtctagtagtATTATATTGATTAATgttattttttgcaaaatatagatttacatcttaaagggacagtctacactaaaatgtttattgtttaaaaagttagataacacctttactacccattccccagctttgcacaaccaacattaattattaatatactttataacatttaaacctctaaatttctgcttgtttctaagccactacagacagcctcttttcacatgtttttttttaatttgcttttcacaacaggagactgatagttcatgtgaaccatatagataacattgtgctcacgcccgtgggttctgcacaacaccgctaaaatgcaagtcaacagataattaATAGaaggtcatgtgatcagagggctgtcagaagatgcttagatacaaggtaatcacagaggtaaaaaaatatattaatataactgtgttggttatgcaaaactgggaaattgtatCTGGGGTattgtatctatcttttaaaataataaaaattatattgtagactgtccttttaattatagATTTATCAGAATGGTCTTAGATAGTTCTGAGTTTTTATCTAACATCGGACAATCTCCTGTCTTCAAATTATCAGGAAAGGCTCACGCAGCTGTCAGTCTCTTTATTGTCCATTATCATAACACACTGAAGCCCAtcagtgaaaaaaaaatcacacttcaCTGTCCTGGAAATGTGAGTAATGGTAGCCCGACAGGGGTCCTGGAGATTTCATGGAACCACTAACTGTGTAAGGTGGAGCAAGTTCTAGATCCATTGATCTGagctgcctgtaaaaaaaagtccAATATGATTAGATGGGAGAGGATGAGATACAGGACACAAGATGAGGAATGATTCAGGaggtaaaatagcagaaagcaTGAAGGCATTTAAAAAACATCAGAAGGAACATAGAAGGAATATTGACAAAAGAAACAAGAGCAATGGTTGGTACTTTGCAGAACTCACCATCTAATGTAACCCTCATCTTGGACTCTACAgtaagcaaaattattaatttctcAATTTTTCTCTGCAGTATGTCTGTAGCATTGCAGTTAGTGTATGTTATGAGAACAACTTATATTATAATAAAAGAGAGTGTTATACCCCCTGATAGAGAACCCATCATAAACTtacacctcccaacatttgtggctagttATAAGGGACTCAAGAGGTTAAGGGGTTGCTGCCATTTTGTGGGTGGGGACATGTCAGGAGGGGCTGGGATCACATTTGAGTAGTAGTAGGTGGGATCATGGGTTTGTGTCTGGGTTAGAgtatttaattattgcactattgcttgtatatatcaGCACTACATAATTTtccagtgctatacaaataaatgataataataataaatctgtgTGTTTAACAACAGAACACATAGTTAAAACCCaacccagagcagcaatgcactacaggggccTAGCTGaaaatatctggtgagccaatgacaaaagacaaatgtgtgtagccaccaatcagcagctagcatccagtagtgaaggatatgtacaggttctttttcaacaaaggataaaaatagaacaacgttaaaattgcattctctatctgaaacatgcaattttaatttcaACTTTTTACCCCTTTACGTTGTAAGGAACTCACTTaaatattctcttcaacaaaggatgccaaaagaacataGAAAACTTGATAGCATAAGCAAATTGGAAcgctttacttctactatcaaatgtattaagttttcttggtattctttattgaagagcatacctaggtaggctcagatcaggagtgtgcacatgtcctgagccctatatggcagcagtgtttggagCAATGTTTTTACCAATGTTATTAGACATGCATTTATCCAAATTTTGGCCCATTTGTCCATTCAAACTCATAATGAGCGAACTATTGGACTAGCAACCAAAATGTTTATTAGTCACATTTGCTTGTTTTTTTTGGCACTTTCTGCGCCCAAAAAAAAGGGGTAAAGAACACAGGAAAGGGAGGAGCTGAGATCGTTTGACAAATCAGCTCATTcgtttgcagtgatgtacaggtagggttgccaccttttgcccaaaaaAATTCTGGAcagtttttaagtgggcgtggtgaGGGTGTGGCTTGGGGTGTGGCTTGGGGGCGTGGCTTGTCACGATCTCAAATTAATTATGAAATTCATATTATTTTCTGCAgtaattaaacaactaatataattaatataatatatatatatatatattaataaatgtatatattaattatattagttgtttaattactgcagaaaataaattgtttaattcaTGGatgatgtaatttttaaataatggTGTCAAGTGTGAGTAACACACCCTGTCCCAGCTGGCCCAACAGACACGTAGCCTTCCTTATATACTGCAAAGAAAATGCAAAACGCCTTCTAAGTGTATATTTGATATTTTTGTCATAAATATATGGGACATATTTATATTATTTCACAAGTTAGCCAGATCTACAAGACTTAGACTTGCAATCAAAGAGCATCAATTATCACAGAGGTCCTCTGTGCTATTAGTTATAGGACTGGTCACCGGCTGCACGCACCTCTGAACCTCTGCTGTTTGACTGTCTTGTCTATCCTCTATCATCTTCAAGTTCTCTGCACTCTGCTCTGCAGCTGTTGCTCCCAAGGTCCATTCTTTCTGAGCAGTGAGCACTTCTAAGTATCTACAGTGCTAATGGCGCCAATCTAAGCATCACAGCTGCGCAGGCGCAGCACAGGCTCAGCGCAGCGACTAATGGACTTGTAAGTGACCCTCCTCTTGCTCCCTCCCACATACAGTATGCTAATGCTATGCTATACTACTcctggcagcagcaggctcctctGTCTCTCCTCCCGCCGGGCTAAGAGGTCCCCTGGCCAgctaatttgttttttatctgCGCTCACTGTGCTGTGCCCGCCCAAGGGGAGCTcatagcccggggcatttgactgTAGTTCCGGGACAtgggacatacagtcccagaccgggactgtcccgatgaaaccggggcaggtggcaaccctatgtacaggaggtctgaccattcatgtgtgcaacttcccctgtccaatcctgacagagtATTACTAAATGATTTATGTGAGGGTCATCAAGTCAGGCATTCAATGccaaacaggcttgtccaatccactTTTTAACCCTGCATAGGGAGGTGATAGTCTAAGTGAACATCcgccatctttaaagggacattgtacgctagatgcttctttgcataagtgttttgtagatgatccatttatatagcccacctgggagtatttttgtaacaatgtataattttgcaaATTTGTAAAAAACATTGTGCTtatattcagactcctaaccaagccccaaagtatcagatgtagatccAGGTCTTCAgatttgatatatacagatatatataggaaattctatttcaaaatacttagaacatattcccttatgtgaagaatattggaatgtcaaatatttagagtaaatacacagtttaacacttgatttttcatgttttcagctacttaactgcaaaggctccaatgcacttttatatttatatatgtctatatatgtataaatatatatttttgtgtgtgtgtatatatatatatatatatatatgtactgtatatatttctgtaaatacacatataaatacatatgtacacacatatacagtaatatatatatatatatatatatatatatatatatatatatatatatatacatacatactgtacataggtAGACATCCCTTTGCAGCATTTTTTTCCTACACCTAagacctcttatctttgagcccatataacttttttatgcagtttaaaaaaatatatatatatatatatatattagttttattatgagtgtaactgtactttctaatgtattttttatgtgttttgcgcaactttttatttgagtatAACAGTTAACGCTAACCTGCTAATTTGCACTtgcatctactttcaacttgttatacgtttGCTATTTCCAACACGCACAAAGCTCCGCGATCAACCCATTATCGCTTGTACTCAACTGTTAGcaccccactcgtaatctagaccttattggagtttaatgtctctttatagGGTTCTTACTGTAACCCCTCTCCTAGCACTTTTTAAGGAAGTATTTACTTGCTCCTGAGGTTTTACATTCAGTCTATCTGGGGAGTCATAGCAGGTGACAAAACTGTAGAAGAAAAACACATAGAGATTGGGGCAGACAAAATAGAATAGGCCAGAAATAAAGAAACCAGATATCTAAATACTTCTCTGCCCTCACGTCACCATAAAGAGAGACACAAACTAACACAGTAACTTATCTATACAACAGTTAAAACACAGAATACAACAATGTCAGACACGCAACAACACACAGTGACAGGTATATGTAGTgacacatacacagtaacacacaaacaTATCGATGTGTACCCGAACACTGTAACACACTCATATTGTACTATATACTCACCTGATATTGTATAAATTAAGCACAAAGTtggtttctaaaataaaaaagaaacattatTAATCAGTAATGAATCAATACTAAAGCATATTGCTGTTAAACAATAAGAACAATGGTGAGCAAAATTCTTAAGGTGTTTAATAGGTGCCTATCCTTAAACATTACCCCCTCCTTTGGGTACCTATTGTAACACATTTGTCCCCTTTCTGGGGTATTTACCTGACAAATTGCTCCCTTCTATGGTAACCCTTCAAATAAATTACACCCCTCTGtggaaagggacactgaacccaaaaattttctttcatgattcagatagagcatgcaattttaagcaattttataatttacttctattatcaatttttcttcagtctcttgctatctttatttgaaaaagaaggcatcaaagctaaggagccagcaaatgtttcgttcagaaccatggacagcacttatttatgggtgctgtccaatcagcaaggacaacccaggttgttcaccaaaaatgggccgacatctaaacttacattcttgcttttcaaataaacataccaagagaataaagaaaatgtgataataggagtaaattagaaagttgcttaaaatagcatgctctatctgaatcacaaaagaaaaaatttggattcagtgtccctttaaactaatactgCTCTCCTCAGTGAGATACTAACTATAATGCACCAAGTCCCCTACCTGAGAGATTTACACTGAAGACTGAACCGCATGTCAagtgtttaaataattaaa
Proteins encoded:
- the SMIM35 gene encoding small integral membrane protein 35 is translated as MVDALGIVLGSSLTVMLGATALYVLVRWYQSGRCCYETNFVLNLYNIRQLRSMDLELAPPYTVSGSMKSPGPLSGYHYSHFQDSEV